The DNA window TTGAGGCTGCCCATCTGGCCCAGCTTTTTGTTGAGAGTGGCCAAAGATAGGCAGGTTTTCTAAGTTTGTCTCCGGCCCTCAGTAGTTGTGTAGGGCTGGGCTCTCAAGGACGCCTTGGCAAAGCCCCCAGCCCAGCAATTTCGGCGAAGTGCCTTGAACTGGCTTGTCGGGGGTCGCTGCCTAGAGTAGGGAAGAGCTTTGATACAATTTATGCAGCTCAATCAACCTCTACTGGCCCAGGCGCGCCCTTGAAAATCGTACTTGACAACGTTCAAAAGACCTATGGCAAGCGTCAGGTGGTCAACCGGGTTAGCTTGTCAGTAGCCCAGGGCGAAATTGTTGGCCTGCTAGGGCCGAACGGCGCAGGCAAAACCACAACCTTTTATATGGCGACTGGCCTGGAGCGACCCGATGCAGGCAAGGTTTGCCTTGACCAGATCGATATTACTGACCTGCCTATGCATCAGCGAGCGAGGCTAGGCATTGGCTACTTGGCCCAGGAACCAAGCATTTTTCGCAACCTGTCGGTAGCCGACAACATTTTGTTGGTAATGCAGCAGACACGTGTCCCCCCAGAGGAGTATGGCGATCGCCTTCAAGATTTGCTCAAGGAATTTCGCCTGGAAAAAGTAGCTAACACCCTTGGCATTCAGGTGTCAGGGGGAGAACGGCGCCGTACAGAACTGGCCCGCTCTCTAGCCTCTGGCCCCGAAGGTCCCAGCTTTCTGTTCTTGGATGAACCCTTCGCTGGGGTTGACCCCATTGCTGTCAACGAGATTCAGGAGATTGTGGCTAAACTGCGCGATCGCGACATGGGTATCCTTATCACTGATCACAATGTGCGCGAGACCCTGCGCATTATCGATCGCGCCTACATCATGAGCGACGGGCAAATTCTCGCCTCGGGCAACGCTGACGATCTCTCCAACAATCCCCTGGTGCGTGAGCACTACCTGGGCAAAGACTTCGCTATTTAGCCACCTCATCCTTCGACTGCCTGGTCCAAAAACTCAACGGGCAATGGGTACTACGCATCCCTGGCCCCCTTTGCCCATAATGTAGAGTCAGGCCTCTTACCGTTAACTTATGGCTTCAGCTCCTGCTACCTTTAAGCGCCTCGGCTCCCCGCTGCTAACGGTGATGGATCGCTACATCGCTAAAGAGCTGACCATGCCCTTTTTGTTTGGAGTGGGGGCATTCTCTTCCATTGGCATTTCGATTGGGGCGCTGTTTGAGCTAATTCGCCGTATCACCGAGTCGGGGCTAGCCATTACCCTGGCGGCGCAGATCTTTCTGCTCAAGCTGCCCGAGTTCATCGTGCTGGCCTTTCCCATGTCGACGCTGCTGGCCACCATGATGACCTACAGCCGTTTCTCCAGCGACAGCGAGCTAATTGCCCTACGGGGGGTGGGGGTAAGCATTCGCCGCATTATTACCCCGGCCGTGGTGCTCAGCTTGCTGGTGACGGGGCTCACCTTTGTGTTCAACGAGCTGATTACCCCCGCCGCCAACTATCGGGCCGCCATCACCCTAGAGCAGGCGCTGAAGTCAGAGCGGCCCCCGTTTCAGGAACGCAACATCTTTTACCAGGAGTTTCAGCCCGCCAGCGACGACCCTGCTGCCCAGGAGCTGAAGCGCCAGTTCTACGCCCGCCGCTTCGACGGCACCACCATGCACGGGCTGACTATTCTTGACTTTTCCCAGAAAGGGCTCAACCAAGTGGTCAGCGCCGAGTCAGCCAACTGGGATGTGGAGAGCAACGCCTGGACCTTCTACAACGGCACTATCTACGTGGTAGCTCCCGACGGATCCTTCCGCAATATCATCACCTTTGAA is part of the Leptolyngbya subtilissima AS-A7 genome and encodes:
- the lptB gene encoding LPS export ABC transporter ATP-binding protein — its product is MKIVLDNVQKTYGKRQVVNRVSLSVAQGEIVGLLGPNGAGKTTTFYMATGLERPDAGKVCLDQIDITDLPMHQRARLGIGYLAQEPSIFRNLSVADNILLVMQQTRVPPEEYGDRLQDLLKEFRLEKVANTLGIQVSGGERRRTELARSLASGPEGPSFLFLDEPFAGVDPIAVNEIQEIVAKLRDRDMGILITDHNVRETLRIIDRAYIMSDGQILASGNADDLSNNPLVREHYLGKDFAI
- a CDS encoding LptF/LptG family permease: MASAPATFKRLGSPLLTVMDRYIAKELTMPFLFGVGAFSSIGISIGALFELIRRITESGLAITLAAQIFLLKLPEFIVLAFPMSTLLATMMTYSRFSSDSELIALRGVGVSIRRIITPAVVLSLLVTGLTFVFNELITPAANYRAAITLEQALKSERPPFQERNIFYQEFQPASDDPAAQELKRQFYARRFDGTTMHGLTILDFSQKGLNQVVSAESANWDVESNAWTFYNGTIYVVAPDGSFRNIITFETQKLQLPRTPLDLAGRTKNDTEMNIAEATQQLELVRQSGDEKMIRRWQIRIMQKYALPFVCVVFGLVGASIGVLPQRTSRATSFGISIVIIFGYYLLSFITNAMGEVGALSPFMSAWLPTLLGLAIGLYLLFRASK